A segment of the Lycium ferocissimum isolate CSIRO_LF1 chromosome 10, AGI_CSIRO_Lferr_CH_V1, whole genome shotgun sequence genome:
GACATCCAATTAATTCAAGTTCATTTGAAGCATTTTCTCTCTTAAAATGGAAAGCCAGTCTTGAAAATGCAAGCCAAACACTCCTTTCCTCTTGGTTGGTTACTAGCAATGCTAGTCCTTGCCATTGGGATGGCATTTCTTGtgataattttggaagagttaATCAAATGGATCTTGCAAATTATGGGATTAGAGGTAATCTTCACCATCTAAATTTCTCTTCCTTTCCTCATCtccaattaattaatttatccAATAACTCACTCAATGGTACAGTTCCAAGAAACATATGCAATCTTTCAAGATTGAGTTTCCTCTATTTGAGTTCCAATCATTTTTCTGGAGTGATTCCACCTGAAATAGGGTTATTGAAGAATCTCAAGCATTTACGCTTGTCGAAAAATCATTTTACTGGCTTTATCCCTTCATCTATTGGTAACTTGACCAAACTTAAGCTGTTATATCTATCTATAAATGAACTCTATGGCCCTATCCCTCCAAGTTTTGGTAACTTAAAATCCCTTCTGCATTTGTGTTTGCTCAATAATACACTCAATGGATCACTTCCAATAGAGCTTGAAAATCTTACAAATTTGCAAACTTTTCAAGTAGCAGAGAACAATCTTTCTGGTCACTTGCCACAAAATGTATGCCTTGGTGGATCACTTGCTAAATTCACAGCATATGATAATAACTTTATTGGTAGTGTCCCTAGAACCTTGAAAAATTGCTCTACACTATCCAGACTTAGGCTTGATGGTAACCAACTATCTAGCAACATATCAGAAGCTTTTGGTGTCTATCCAAGTCTAGTTTACATGGATTTGAGTCACAATAAACTATATGGCGAGTTATCATCACAATGGAGCCTTTCTCATAATCTAACAAGTTTGAAGATCTCTTTGAACAACTTGTCTGGATCCATACCTATTGAGATAGGAAAGTTGACCAAACTAGAAATGCTTGATCTCTCTTCAAATCACTTGACCGGCGAAATTCCTAAAAGTTTGGAGAGCCTAACTCTCTTGCTGGAACTTGATTTGCATGGAAATGAAATCTCAGGAGAAATACCTATAGAAGTGGGAAAGTTGTCCAAACTTACAAGACTTGACTTGGCTGCAAATAATATAAGTGGCAAGATTCCAGGAGACATAGGAGATTGTAGGCAgctttggaacttgaatttaaGCAAGAACGTGTTGAACACAACTATTCCTTCTAACGTGGGAAATTTGCACTCCCTAGTGTATCTTG
Coding sequences within it:
- the LOC132034907 gene encoding probable leucine-rich repeat receptor-like protein kinase At1g35710 translates to MRSSLSNTTIFSQPLFLHVMLIFITTSFHHVLAKTYLNASERHPINSSSFEAFSLLKWKASLENASQTLLSSWLVTSNASPCHWDGISCDNFGRVNQMDLANYGIRGNLHHLNFSSFPHLQLINLSNNSLNGTVPRNICNLSRLSFLYLSSNHFSGVIPPEIGLLKNLKHLRLSKNHFTGFIPSSIGNLTKLKLLYLSINELYGPIPPSFGNLKSLLHLCLLNNTLNGSLPIELENLTNLQTFQVAENNLSGHLPQNVCLGGSLAKFTAYDNNFIGSVPRTLKNCSTLSRLRLDGNQLSSNISEAFGVYPSLVYMDLSHNKLYGELSSQWSLSHNLTSLKISLNNLSGSIPIEIGKLTKLEMLDLSSNHLTGEIPKSLESLTLLLELDLHGNEISGEIPIEVGKLSKLTRLDLAANNISGKIPGDIGDCRQLWNLNLSKNL